In Chelmon rostratus isolate fCheRos1 chromosome 4, fCheRos1.pri, whole genome shotgun sequence, a genomic segment contains:
- the prkaa2 gene encoding 5'-AMP-activated protein kinase catalytic subunit alpha-2 isoform X2: MVVHRDLKPENVLLDASKNAKIADFGLSNMMSDGEFLRTSCGSPNYAAPEVISGRLYAGPEVDIWSCGVILYALLCGTLPFDDEHVPTLFKKIRGGVFYIPEYLTRSVASLLMLMLQVDPLKRATIKDIREHEWFKQDLPGYLFPEDPSYDATVLDEEAVREVCDKFECTESEVVSSLYSGNPQDQLAVAYHLIIDNRRIMTQASEFYLASSPPQGSFIEEGMPLPPGVKPHPERMPPLLADSPKSRCPLDALNTTRPKPLAVKKAKWHLGIRSQSRPYDIMAEVYRAMRQLSFDWKVVNPYHLRVRRKNPVTGNLVKMSLQLYQVDNRSYLLDFKSIDDDIIEAVGFKSGSSTPQRSGSTAGLHRPRLSIDSASPAIDLPQLSSSLPGSLSGSSPQLTPRQGSHTMDFFEMCASLITTLAR, translated from the exons ATGGTGGTCCACAGAGACCTCAAACCGGAGAACGTACTGCTGGATGCCAGCAAGAACGCCAAGATAGCTGACTTTG GTCTGTCAAACATGATGTCAGATGGGGAGTTTCTGCGGACGAGCTGTGGCTCACCTAACTACGCTGCTCCCGAGGTCATCTCAGGAAG GCTCTATGCAGGCCCAGAGGTGGACATCTGGAGCTGTGGGGTGATCCTGTACGCCCTGCTGTGCGGCACTCTGCCCTTTGATGATGAGCATGTCCCCACGCTGTTCAAGAAGATCAGGGGAGGCGTCTTCTACATCCCAGAGTACCTGACTCGCTCTGTGGCCTCGCTGCTCATGCTCATGCTGCAGGTTGACCCTCTAAAGAGAGCCACCATCAAAGACATCAG GGAACACGAGTGGTTTAAGCAGGACCTGCCAGGCTACCTGTTCCCTGAGGACCCCTCGTACGATGCTACAGTCCTGGATGAGGAGGCCGTGAGGGAAGTGTGTGACAAGTTTGAATGCACTGAGTCCGAGGTTGTGTCCAGCCTTTACAGCGGGAATCCACAG GATCAACTAGCAGTAGCCTACCACCTTATAATAGACAACCGGCGCATCATGACCCAGGCCAGCGAGTTCTACTTGGCGTCCAGTCCTCCCCAGGGCTCCTTCATTGAAGAAGGAATGCCGCTGCCCCCCGGGGTCAAACCCCACCCAGAGAGGATGCCTCCGCTCCTGGCCGACAGCCCCAAGTCTCGTTGTCCTCTGGATGCTCTCAACACCACCCGACCCAAACCTCTGGCAGTGAAGAAGGCTAAGTGGCACCTCGGCATCAGGAGTCAGAGCAGACCCTATGATATCATGGCTGAAGTGTACAGGGCTATGAGGCAACTCAGCTTTGACTGGAAG GTGGTGAACCCATATCATCTGCGAGTACGGAGGAAGAATCCAGTGACGGGAAACCTGGTGAAAATGAGCCTGCAGCTATACCAGGTGGACAACAGATCGTACCTCCTTGACTTCAAGAGCATCGATG ATGACATCATCGAGGCGGTGGGCTTTAAATCGGGTTCGTCCACTCCTCAGAGGTCGGGCTCCACGGCCGGTCTCCACAGACCCAGACTGAGCATCGACTCGGCAAGCCCAGCGATTGATCTGCCCcagctcagctcctctctgccgGGGTCTCTGTCCGGTAGCTCCCCCCAGCTCACCCCACGTCAAGGATCGCACACCATGGacttctttgaaatgtgtgcCAGTCTGATCACCACGCTGGCACGCTGA
- the prkaa2 gene encoding 5'-AMP-activated protein kinase catalytic subunit alpha-2 isoform X1 translates to MAERQQQKHEGRVKIGHYILGDTLGVGTFGKVKIGEHQLTGHKVAVKILNRQKIRSLDVVGKIKREIQNLKLFRHPHIIKLYQVISTPTDFFMVMEYVSGGELFDYICKHGRVEDTEARRLFQQIISAVDYCHRHMVVHRDLKPENVLLDASKNAKIADFGLSNMMSDGEFLRTSCGSPNYAAPEVISGRLYAGPEVDIWSCGVILYALLCGTLPFDDEHVPTLFKKIRGGVFYIPEYLTRSVASLLMLMLQVDPLKRATIKDIREHEWFKQDLPGYLFPEDPSYDATVLDEEAVREVCDKFECTESEVVSSLYSGNPQDQLAVAYHLIIDNRRIMTQASEFYLASSPPQGSFIEEGMPLPPGVKPHPERMPPLLADSPKSRCPLDALNTTRPKPLAVKKAKWHLGIRSQSRPYDIMAEVYRAMRQLSFDWKVVNPYHLRVRRKNPVTGNLVKMSLQLYQVDNRSYLLDFKSIDDDIIEAVGFKSGSSTPQRSGSTAGLHRPRLSIDSASPAIDLPQLSSSLPGSLSGSSPQLTPRQGSHTMDFFEMCASLITTLAR, encoded by the exons ATGGCAGAGCggcaacaacagaaacacgAAGGCAGGGTAAAGATCGGCCATTACATCCTCGGCGACACGCTCGGAGTGGGAACATTCGGGAAAGTGAAGA ttggcGAGCATCAGCTGACAGGCCATAAAGTGGCTGTGAAGATCCTAAACCGGCAGAAGATCCGCAGCCTCGATGTCGTCGGGAAGATCAAACGGGAGATCCAGAATCTCAAACTGTTCAGACACCCACACATCATCAAGCT gtaCCAGGTGATAAGTACACCCACAGATTTCTTCATGGTCATGGAGTACGTGTCTGGAGGTGAGCTGTTTGACTACATCTGCAAACATGGACGG GTGGAGGACACAGAAGCTCGCCGTCTTTTCCAGCAGATCATCTCAGCTGTTGACTACTGCCACAGGCACATGGTGGTCCACAGAGACCTCAAACCGGAGAACGTACTGCTGGATGCCAGCAAGAACGCCAAGATAGCTGACTTTG GTCTGTCAAACATGATGTCAGATGGGGAGTTTCTGCGGACGAGCTGTGGCTCACCTAACTACGCTGCTCCCGAGGTCATCTCAGGAAG GCTCTATGCAGGCCCAGAGGTGGACATCTGGAGCTGTGGGGTGATCCTGTACGCCCTGCTGTGCGGCACTCTGCCCTTTGATGATGAGCATGTCCCCACGCTGTTCAAGAAGATCAGGGGAGGCGTCTTCTACATCCCAGAGTACCTGACTCGCTCTGTGGCCTCGCTGCTCATGCTCATGCTGCAGGTTGACCCTCTAAAGAGAGCCACCATCAAAGACATCAG GGAACACGAGTGGTTTAAGCAGGACCTGCCAGGCTACCTGTTCCCTGAGGACCCCTCGTACGATGCTACAGTCCTGGATGAGGAGGCCGTGAGGGAAGTGTGTGACAAGTTTGAATGCACTGAGTCCGAGGTTGTGTCCAGCCTTTACAGCGGGAATCCACAG GATCAACTAGCAGTAGCCTACCACCTTATAATAGACAACCGGCGCATCATGACCCAGGCCAGCGAGTTCTACTTGGCGTCCAGTCCTCCCCAGGGCTCCTTCATTGAAGAAGGAATGCCGCTGCCCCCCGGGGTCAAACCCCACCCAGAGAGGATGCCTCCGCTCCTGGCCGACAGCCCCAAGTCTCGTTGTCCTCTGGATGCTCTCAACACCACCCGACCCAAACCTCTGGCAGTGAAGAAGGCTAAGTGGCACCTCGGCATCAGGAGTCAGAGCAGACCCTATGATATCATGGCTGAAGTGTACAGGGCTATGAGGCAACTCAGCTTTGACTGGAAG GTGGTGAACCCATATCATCTGCGAGTACGGAGGAAGAATCCAGTGACGGGAAACCTGGTGAAAATGAGCCTGCAGCTATACCAGGTGGACAACAGATCGTACCTCCTTGACTTCAAGAGCATCGATG ATGACATCATCGAGGCGGTGGGCTTTAAATCGGGTTCGTCCACTCCTCAGAGGTCGGGCTCCACGGCCGGTCTCCACAGACCCAGACTGAGCATCGACTCGGCAAGCCCAGCGATTGATCTGCCCcagctcagctcctctctgccgGGGTCTCTGTCCGGTAGCTCCCCCCAGCTCACCCCACGTCAAGGATCGCACACCATGGacttctttgaaatgtgtgcCAGTCTGATCACCACGCTGGCACGCTGA
- the prkaa2 gene encoding 5'-AMP-activated protein kinase catalytic subunit alpha-2 isoform X3 — protein sequence MMSDGEFLRTSCGSPNYAAPEVISGRLYAGPEVDIWSCGVILYALLCGTLPFDDEHVPTLFKKIRGGVFYIPEYLTRSVASLLMLMLQVDPLKRATIKDIREHEWFKQDLPGYLFPEDPSYDATVLDEEAVREVCDKFECTESEVVSSLYSGNPQDQLAVAYHLIIDNRRIMTQASEFYLASSPPQGSFIEEGMPLPPGVKPHPERMPPLLADSPKSRCPLDALNTTRPKPLAVKKAKWHLGIRSQSRPYDIMAEVYRAMRQLSFDWKVVNPYHLRVRRKNPVTGNLVKMSLQLYQVDNRSYLLDFKSIDDDIIEAVGFKSGSSTPQRSGSTAGLHRPRLSIDSASPAIDLPQLSSSLPGSLSGSSPQLTPRQGSHTMDFFEMCASLITTLAR from the exons ATGATGTCAGATGGGGAGTTTCTGCGGACGAGCTGTGGCTCACCTAACTACGCTGCTCCCGAGGTCATCTCAGGAAG GCTCTATGCAGGCCCAGAGGTGGACATCTGGAGCTGTGGGGTGATCCTGTACGCCCTGCTGTGCGGCACTCTGCCCTTTGATGATGAGCATGTCCCCACGCTGTTCAAGAAGATCAGGGGAGGCGTCTTCTACATCCCAGAGTACCTGACTCGCTCTGTGGCCTCGCTGCTCATGCTCATGCTGCAGGTTGACCCTCTAAAGAGAGCCACCATCAAAGACATCAG GGAACACGAGTGGTTTAAGCAGGACCTGCCAGGCTACCTGTTCCCTGAGGACCCCTCGTACGATGCTACAGTCCTGGATGAGGAGGCCGTGAGGGAAGTGTGTGACAAGTTTGAATGCACTGAGTCCGAGGTTGTGTCCAGCCTTTACAGCGGGAATCCACAG GATCAACTAGCAGTAGCCTACCACCTTATAATAGACAACCGGCGCATCATGACCCAGGCCAGCGAGTTCTACTTGGCGTCCAGTCCTCCCCAGGGCTCCTTCATTGAAGAAGGAATGCCGCTGCCCCCCGGGGTCAAACCCCACCCAGAGAGGATGCCTCCGCTCCTGGCCGACAGCCCCAAGTCTCGTTGTCCTCTGGATGCTCTCAACACCACCCGACCCAAACCTCTGGCAGTGAAGAAGGCTAAGTGGCACCTCGGCATCAGGAGTCAGAGCAGACCCTATGATATCATGGCTGAAGTGTACAGGGCTATGAGGCAACTCAGCTTTGACTGGAAG GTGGTGAACCCATATCATCTGCGAGTACGGAGGAAGAATCCAGTGACGGGAAACCTGGTGAAAATGAGCCTGCAGCTATACCAGGTGGACAACAGATCGTACCTCCTTGACTTCAAGAGCATCGATG ATGACATCATCGAGGCGGTGGGCTTTAAATCGGGTTCGTCCACTCCTCAGAGGTCGGGCTCCACGGCCGGTCTCCACAGACCCAGACTGAGCATCGACTCGGCAAGCCCAGCGATTGATCTGCCCcagctcagctcctctctgccgGGGTCTCTGTCCGGTAGCTCCCCCCAGCTCACCCCACGTCAAGGATCGCACACCATGGacttctttgaaatgtgtgcCAGTCTGATCACCACGCTGGCACGCTGA